The proteins below come from a single Maylandia zebra isolate NMK-2024a linkage group LG23, Mzebra_GT3a, whole genome shotgun sequence genomic window:
- the zgc:103559 gene encoding allantoinase, mitochondrial isoform X2, which translates to MELGSTVSAVKSTRVLDGDKVRPAVVVIKDGKIHEIVSSCSYSEDVACQVLDVGDSVVMPGIVDCHVHVNEPGRTSWEGFWTATRAAAAGGVTTIVDMPLNSIPPTTTLGNFHEKLREATGKCFVDVAFWGGVVPGNQLHLRPMIQAGVAGFKCFLIHSGVDEFPHVNDSDLHTAMKQLQGTGSVLLFHAERDVWEGKGETGDPCQYSTFLRSRPDVMETEAIRVVTELCLQYRVRCHIVHLSSAKPLKLIEEARQAGAPLTVETTHHYLSLCAEDMPAGATQFKCCPPIRGSVNREQLWSALKAGQIDMVVSDHSPCTTDLKKLDSGDFTQAWGGISSLQFGLSLFWSSASKRGFQLPDVVRLLSQKTAQLCCLDSRKGCLAPSYDADLVVWDPEREFEIQEENIHHKNKFAVCDCAIS; encoded by the exons atggaaCTCGGATCAACAGTCAGTGCTGTGAAGAGTACGAGGGTGCTGGATGGTGACAAAGTACGTCCTGCAGTTGTAGTTATAAAGGATGGGAAGATACATGAAATAGTCTCGAGCTGCAGCTATTCTGAGGATGTGGCCTGTCAG GTGCTGGATGTGGGTGACAGCGTGGTGATGCCAGGCATTGTAGACTGCCACGTTCACGTGAATGAACCAGGCCGTACCTCCTGGGAGGGTTTCTGGACCGCCACCAGAGCTGCAGCAGCCGGAGGGGTGACGACGATTGTGGACATGCCGCT AAACAGCAtccctcccaccacaactcttggAAATTTTCACGAGAAGCTGCGGGAGGCAACAGGGAAGTGTTTTGTGGATGTAGCCTTCTGGGGAGGCGTGGTCCCTGGCAATCAG CTCCATCTACGTCCAATGATCCAGGCTGGAGTGGCTGGCTTCAAGTGTTTTCTCATCCATAGCGGGGTGGATGAGTTCCCCCATGTAAATGACAGCGATCTACATACAGCCATGAAGCAGCTGCAAGGCACAGGAAGCGTCCTGCTG tttcatGCAGAGAGGGACGTTTGGGAAGGAAAAGGAGAGACTGGTG ACCCTTGCCAGTACTCCACCTTCTTGCGGTCCAGGCCAGACGTCATGGAAACCGAAGCTATTCGTGTTGTCACAGAGCTTTGCCTGCAGTACAG GGTTCGCTGCCACATAGTTCACTTGTCTTCTGCAAAGCCACTGAAACTGATTGAGGAAGCACGGCAGGCTGGAGCTCCTCTGACTGTGGAGACCACCCACCACTATCTCAGCCTGTGTGCAGAAGACATGCCTGCAGGGGCCACGCAATTTAAGTGCTGCCCACCCATCAGAGGATCTGTTAACCGA gAGCAGCTATGGTCTGCGCTGAAAGCTGGACAGATTGACATGGTGGTCTCAGACCACTCCCCCTGCACCACCGACTTGAAGAAACTGGACAGTGGAGACTTCACACAGGCTTGGGGAGGGATTTCTTCTTTACAGTTTG GCTTGTCTCTGTTCTGGAGTTCAGCCAGTAAACGAGGTTTTCAGCTCCCTGATGTTGTGAGGCTCCTGAGCCAAAAAACAGCTCAGCTGTGTTGCCTCGACAGCCGGAAGGGCTGCCTTGCCCCCAGTTATGATGCCGACTTGGTCGTGTGGGACCCAGAGAGAGAGTTTGAG ATTCAAGAAGAAAACATACATCATAAAAACAAG TTTGCTGTTTGTGACTGTGCAATCAGCTGA
- the zgc:103559 gene encoding allantoinase, mitochondrial isoform X3 yields the protein MPGIVDCHVHVNEPGRTSWEGFWTATRAAAAGGVTTIVDMPLNSIPPTTTLGNFHEKLREATGKCFVDVAFWGGVVPGNQLHLRPMIQAGVAGFKCFLIHSGVDEFPHVNDSDLHTAMKQLQGTGSVLLFHAERDVWEGKGETGDPCQYSTFLRSRPDVMETEAIRVVTELCLQYRVRCHIVHLSSAKPLKLIEEARQAGAPLTVETTHHYLSLCAEDMPAGATQFKCCPPIRGSVNREQLWSALKAGQIDMVVSDHSPCTTDLKKLDSGDFTQAWGGISSLQFGLSLFWSSASKRGFQLPDVVRLLSQKTAQLCCLDSRKGCLAPSYDADLVVWDPEREFEIQEENIHHKNKLTPYLGLKLQGAVRATILRGRLVYEDGSFCAEPLGKHLLIPQKTNQAQL from the exons ATGCCAGGCATTGTAGACTGCCACGTTCACGTGAATGAACCAGGCCGTACCTCCTGGGAGGGTTTCTGGACCGCCACCAGAGCTGCAGCAGCCGGAGGGGTGACGACGATTGTGGACATGCCGCT AAACAGCAtccctcccaccacaactcttggAAATTTTCACGAGAAGCTGCGGGAGGCAACAGGGAAGTGTTTTGTGGATGTAGCCTTCTGGGGAGGCGTGGTCCCTGGCAATCAG CTCCATCTACGTCCAATGATCCAGGCTGGAGTGGCTGGCTTCAAGTGTTTTCTCATCCATAGCGGGGTGGATGAGTTCCCCCATGTAAATGACAGCGATCTACATACAGCCATGAAGCAGCTGCAAGGCACAGGAAGCGTCCTGCTG tttcatGCAGAGAGGGACGTTTGGGAAGGAAAAGGAGAGACTGGTG ACCCTTGCCAGTACTCCACCTTCTTGCGGTCCAGGCCAGACGTCATGGAAACCGAAGCTATTCGTGTTGTCACAGAGCTTTGCCTGCAGTACAG GGTTCGCTGCCACATAGTTCACTTGTCTTCTGCAAAGCCACTGAAACTGATTGAGGAAGCACGGCAGGCTGGAGCTCCTCTGACTGTGGAGACCACCCACCACTATCTCAGCCTGTGTGCAGAAGACATGCCTGCAGGGGCCACGCAATTTAAGTGCTGCCCACCCATCAGAGGATCTGTTAACCGA gAGCAGCTATGGTCTGCGCTGAAAGCTGGACAGATTGACATGGTGGTCTCAGACCACTCCCCCTGCACCACCGACTTGAAGAAACTGGACAGTGGAGACTTCACACAGGCTTGGGGAGGGATTTCTTCTTTACAGTTTG GCTTGTCTCTGTTCTGGAGTTCAGCCAGTAAACGAGGTTTTCAGCTCCCTGATGTTGTGAGGCTCCTGAGCCAAAAAACAGCTCAGCTGTGTTGCCTCGACAGCCGGAAGGGCTGCCTTGCCCCCAGTTATGATGCCGACTTGGTCGTGTGGGACCCAGAGAGAGAGTTTGAG ATTCAAGAAGAAAACATACATCATAAAAACAAG CTGACTCCTTACCTTGGCCTCAAACTGCAAGGGGCCGTGCGCGCCACCATCCTGAGGGGACGGCTCGTGTACGAAGATGGCAGCTTCTGCGCCGAACCTCTGGGGAAGCATCTCCTCATCCCTCAGAAGACAAATCAGGCCCAACTGTGA
- the LOC101481649 gene encoding tetratricopeptide repeat protein 39C: MAGPEQSQQQQQVEEKAEHIDDAEMALQGINMLLNNGFKESDELFRRYRGQSPLMSFGASFVSFLNAMMTFEEEKMQTACDDLRTTEKLCESDSAGVIETIRNKIKKSMDSQRSGVVVVDRLQRQIIVADCQVYLAVLSFVKQELSAYIKGGWILRKAWKMYNKCHSDISQLQDAYQRRSSGNQDSLSADNANHNTPVENGVTAEALDRLKGSVSFGYGLFHLCISMVPPHLLKIINLLGFPGDRLQGLSSLMYASESKDMKAPLATLALLWYHTVVLPFFALEGSDTHAGLLEAKAILQRKSVVYPNSSLFMFFKGRVQRLECHINSALACFHDALELASDQREIQHVCLYEIGWCSMIELNFEDAYRAFERLKNESRWSQCYYAYLTGVCQGASGDLDGASGVFKDVQKLFKRKNNQIEQFAVKRAERLRKMSPSRELCILGVIEVVYLWKALQNCSSSKLQIMNQVLQTIDDTSCRGLKHLLLGAIHKCHGNMRDAVQSFQLAARDEYGRQINSYVQPYAVYELGCVLLAKPETVGKGRSLLLQAKEDFTGYDFENRLHVRIHSALASLKEVVPV, translated from the exons ATGGCGGGTCCCGAGCagtcccagcagcagcagcaggtagaGGAGAAGGCAGAGCACATAGATGATGCTGAGATGGCTCTGCAAGGCATTAACATGCTGCTCAACAACGGCTTCAAGGAAAGCGACGAGCTGTTCAGGAGATACAG GGGCCAGAGCCCATTGATGAGCTTTGGGGCCAGTTTTGTCAGCTTTCTG AATGCCATGATGACATTTGAGGAGGAGAAGATGCAGACTGCCTGTGATGATCTGAGGACCACTGAGAAACTGTGTGAGAGCGACAGCGCTGGAGTCATAGAGACAATCAGGAACAAGATTAAAAAGAGT ATGGACTCTCAACGGTCCGGCGTTGTTGTCGTGGACCGCCTGCAGAGACAGATAATCGTCGCCGACTGCCAAGTATACCTTGCTGTGCTCTCTTTTGTCAAACAGGAACTCTCAG CGTATATCAAAGGAGGCTGGATTCTCCGTAAGGCTTGGAAAATGTACAATAAGTGCCACAGCGACATCAGCCAGCTGCAGGACGCCTATCAGCGGAGGTCCTCTGGGAACCAGGACTCCCTCTCAGCAGACAACGCCAACCACAATACACCCGTGGAGAATGGTGTCACAGCCGAAGCCCTGGACCGCCTCAAGGGCTCAGTCAGCTTCGGTTACGGCCTCTTCCACCTGTGCATCTCCATGGTACCGCCACACCTGCTCAAGATTATCAACCTGCTGGGTTTCCCTGGGGACCGACTCCAGGGCCTCTCCTCCCTTATGTATGCAAGCGAGAGCAAGGACATGAAGGCCCCTCTAGCTAC GTTGGCCCTCTTGTGGTACCACACCGTAGTGCTGCCTTTCTTTGCTCTGGAGGGCTCGGATACGCATGCAGGGCTGCTGGAAGCTAAAGCTATTCTGCAGAGAAAGTCGGTGGTTTACCCCAACTCCTCTCTTTTCATGTTCTTTAAAGGACGAGTCCAAAGGCTAGAG TGCCATATCAACAGTGCTTTGGCCTGTTTCCATGATGCATTAGAACTTGCATCAGACCAAAGAGAGATCCAGCATGTGTGTCTCTATGAGATTG GCTGGTGTAGCATGATAGAGCTGAACTTTGAGGATGCATACAGGGCATTCGAAAGACTGAAGAATGAGTCTCGCTGGTCACAGTGCTACTATGCGTATTTGACCGGAG tgtgtcaGGGTGCTTCAGGAGACCTGGATGGAGCAAGTGGAGTTTTCAAAGACGTGCAGAAGCTCTTCAAGAGAAAAAACAACCAGATTGAGCAGTTTGCTGTGAAAAGG GCTGAGAGACTGAGAAAGATGTCGCCCTCCAGAGAGCTATGCATTCTTGGCGTAATCGAAGTTGTTTATCTGTGGAAAGCACTGCAGAACTGCTCCTCATCTAAACTGCAGATAATGAATCAGG TATTGCAGACTATAGATGACACTTCGTGCAGAGGCCTGAAACACCTCCTTCTCGGTGCCATTCATAAATGTCATGGAAATATGAGAGACGCTGTTCAG TCATTCCAGCTGGCTGCTAGAGATGAGTACGGACGACAGATCAACTCATACGTTCAGCCGTATGCCGTCTATGAGCTGGGATGTGTACTCCTTGCAAAGCCAGAG ACGGTGGGAAAAGGTAGATCACTGCTACTTCAAGCAAag GAGGATTTTACAGGCTACGACTTTGAGAACCGGCTTCATGTTCGCATCCATTCAGCCCTGGCCTCTTTGAAGGAAGTAGTGCCTGTGTGA
- the zgc:103559 gene encoding allantoinase, mitochondrial isoform X1, whose amino-acid sequence MELGSTVSAVKSTRVLDGDKVRPAVVVIKDGKIHEIVSSCSYSEDVACQVLDVGDSVVMPGIVDCHVHVNEPGRTSWEGFWTATRAAAAGGVTTIVDMPLNSIPPTTTLGNFHEKLREATGKCFVDVAFWGGVVPGNQLHLRPMIQAGVAGFKCFLIHSGVDEFPHVNDSDLHTAMKQLQGTGSVLLFHAERDVWEGKGETGDPCQYSTFLRSRPDVMETEAIRVVTELCLQYRVRCHIVHLSSAKPLKLIEEARQAGAPLTVETTHHYLSLCAEDMPAGATQFKCCPPIRGSVNREQLWSALKAGQIDMVVSDHSPCTTDLKKLDSGDFTQAWGGISSLQFGLSLFWSSASKRGFQLPDVVRLLSQKTAQLCCLDSRKGCLAPSYDADLVVWDPEREFEIQEENIHHKNKLTPYLGLKLQGAVRATILRGRLVYEDGSFCAEPLGKHLLIPQKTNQAQL is encoded by the exons atggaaCTCGGATCAACAGTCAGTGCTGTGAAGAGTACGAGGGTGCTGGATGGTGACAAAGTACGTCCTGCAGTTGTAGTTATAAAGGATGGGAAGATACATGAAATAGTCTCGAGCTGCAGCTATTCTGAGGATGTGGCCTGTCAG GTGCTGGATGTGGGTGACAGCGTGGTGATGCCAGGCATTGTAGACTGCCACGTTCACGTGAATGAACCAGGCCGTACCTCCTGGGAGGGTTTCTGGACCGCCACCAGAGCTGCAGCAGCCGGAGGGGTGACGACGATTGTGGACATGCCGCT AAACAGCAtccctcccaccacaactcttggAAATTTTCACGAGAAGCTGCGGGAGGCAACAGGGAAGTGTTTTGTGGATGTAGCCTTCTGGGGAGGCGTGGTCCCTGGCAATCAG CTCCATCTACGTCCAATGATCCAGGCTGGAGTGGCTGGCTTCAAGTGTTTTCTCATCCATAGCGGGGTGGATGAGTTCCCCCATGTAAATGACAGCGATCTACATACAGCCATGAAGCAGCTGCAAGGCACAGGAAGCGTCCTGCTG tttcatGCAGAGAGGGACGTTTGGGAAGGAAAAGGAGAGACTGGTG ACCCTTGCCAGTACTCCACCTTCTTGCGGTCCAGGCCAGACGTCATGGAAACCGAAGCTATTCGTGTTGTCACAGAGCTTTGCCTGCAGTACAG GGTTCGCTGCCACATAGTTCACTTGTCTTCTGCAAAGCCACTGAAACTGATTGAGGAAGCACGGCAGGCTGGAGCTCCTCTGACTGTGGAGACCACCCACCACTATCTCAGCCTGTGTGCAGAAGACATGCCTGCAGGGGCCACGCAATTTAAGTGCTGCCCACCCATCAGAGGATCTGTTAACCGA gAGCAGCTATGGTCTGCGCTGAAAGCTGGACAGATTGACATGGTGGTCTCAGACCACTCCCCCTGCACCACCGACTTGAAGAAACTGGACAGTGGAGACTTCACACAGGCTTGGGGAGGGATTTCTTCTTTACAGTTTG GCTTGTCTCTGTTCTGGAGTTCAGCCAGTAAACGAGGTTTTCAGCTCCCTGATGTTGTGAGGCTCCTGAGCCAAAAAACAGCTCAGCTGTGTTGCCTCGACAGCCGGAAGGGCTGCCTTGCCCCCAGTTATGATGCCGACTTGGTCGTGTGGGACCCAGAGAGAGAGTTTGAG ATTCAAGAAGAAAACATACATCATAAAAACAAG CTGACTCCTTACCTTGGCCTCAAACTGCAAGGGGCCGTGCGCGCCACCATCCTGAGGGGACGGCTCGTGTACGAAGATGGCAGCTTCTGCGCCGAACCTCTGGGGAAGCATCTCCTCATCCCTCAGAAGACAAATCAGGCCCAACTGTGA